The Bradyrhizobium sp. WBAH42 genome includes a window with the following:
- a CDS encoding ABC transporter permease, which translates to MTDITKAAIAPPRSFLSQDAVQLFYRLLAAFLICAVLAVLSDSFLSLGNILNVLRQASLTFFIASGLTLVVLTAGLDLSVGANVALSACIAGTVIHKTGSPALGILTGLACGGIVGLLNGIMVTALRIPSFIATYGMLWVLNGLTYWYMAGETLHGFPTGFRQIGSGYLFGLPIPVYLLLVFLGIGTFFAQRTIWGQEIYAIGANPVAARLSGIPVARRLLLVYAVSGTMAGLASIIFLSRLNSAEADIGESLTLPAIAAVLIGGTSLFGGVGTVFGTFIGALILTLVLNGMNLLSVSANWQPLVTGIIVILAVWLDMKTRRRAQ; encoded by the coding sequence ATGACCGATATCACCAAGGCCGCTATCGCGCCGCCCCGCTCCTTCCTGTCGCAGGACGCGGTCCAGCTGTTCTATCGCCTGCTCGCGGCTTTCCTGATCTGCGCGGTGCTCGCCGTGCTCAGCGATTCCTTCCTCAGCCTCGGCAACATCCTCAACGTGCTGAGGCAGGCGAGCCTGACCTTCTTCATCGCCTCCGGGCTGACGCTGGTGGTGCTGACCGCGGGCCTCGACCTCTCCGTCGGCGCCAATGTCGCGCTGTCGGCCTGTATCGCGGGGACCGTGATCCACAAGACCGGCTCGCCGGCGCTCGGCATCCTCACCGGCCTTGCCTGCGGCGGCATCGTTGGCCTGCTCAACGGCATCATGGTCACGGCGCTGCGCATCCCATCCTTCATCGCCACCTATGGCATGCTCTGGGTGCTGAATGGCCTCACCTATTGGTACATGGCGGGCGAGACCCTGCACGGCTTCCCGACTGGCTTCCGCCAGATCGGCAGTGGCTATCTGTTCGGCCTGCCGATCCCGGTCTACCTGCTGCTGGTGTTCCTCGGGATCGGGACGTTCTTCGCTCAGCGCACGATCTGGGGTCAGGAGATCTATGCGATCGGCGCCAATCCGGTCGCGGCGAGGCTCTCCGGCATTCCGGTCGCGCGGCGCCTGCTGCTGGTCTACGCGGTATCGGGCACCATGGCGGGACTTGCCTCGATCATCTTCCTGTCGCGGCTCAATTCGGCCGAGGCCGACATCGGCGAGAGCCTGACGCTGCCGGCGATCGCGGCCGTGCTGATCGGCGGCACCTCGCTGTTCGGCGGCGTCGGCACCGTCTTCGGCACGTTCATCGGCGCGCTGATCCTGACCCTGGTGCTGAATGGCATGAACCTGCTGTCGGTCAGCGCCAATTGGCAGCCGCTCGTCACCGGCATCATCGTCATTCTCGCCGTCTGGCTCGACATGAAGACCCGCCGCCGCGCGCAATGA
- a CDS encoding ABC transporter permease codes for MREAAVVAQPNPLQRIPGVAIVLVLLIALFSAIAPGFLSVANLSNVLVQSTILTMLALPMTLIIMTEGLDLSMGAVLTLTSLCVAIVSLATKSMLLGLGAGLLVGAAFGVANGWLVAILGIPPFVATLGTLGMAQGLSLIVSDGQSVVGIPHSVRDIYSATLLGIPVPIVMALVTYAAFHGLLYHTRFGTYIFALGGNREALRYAGLSPNKLLIAVYAIGGAMAGIAGLLMTARMNSGHPTAGLGLEFDAIAAVAVGGTSFERGNGWLLGTLLGVLSVGVLRNGLNLISLPSSVQVASVGVLVIVALFLDGLRSRT; via the coding sequence ATGCGTGAAGCCGCGGTCGTCGCCCAACCCAATCCGCTGCAACGCATCCCAGGCGTTGCCATCGTGCTGGTGCTGCTGATCGCGCTGTTCAGCGCGATCGCGCCCGGCTTCCTGTCGGTCGCCAACCTCTCCAACGTGCTGGTGCAGTCGACCATCCTGACCATGCTCGCGCTGCCGATGACGCTGATCATCATGACGGAGGGGCTGGACCTGTCGATGGGCGCGGTGCTGACGCTGACCTCGCTCTGCGTCGCGATCGTGTCGCTGGCGACCAAATCGATGCTGCTGGGCCTTGGCGCCGGCCTTCTGGTCGGCGCGGCCTTTGGCGTTGCCAACGGGTGGCTGGTCGCTATCCTCGGCATTCCGCCCTTTGTCGCGACGCTCGGCACGCTCGGCATGGCGCAAGGCCTGTCGCTGATCGTCAGCGACGGCCAGAGCGTGGTCGGCATTCCCCACAGCGTGCGCGACATCTATTCGGCGACGCTGCTCGGCATTCCCGTGCCGATCGTGATGGCGCTGGTGACCTACGCTGCCTTTCACGGCCTGCTCTATCACACCCGCTTCGGCACCTACATCTTCGCGCTCGGCGGCAACCGCGAGGCACTGCGCTATGCCGGGCTCTCGCCCAACAAGCTGCTGATCGCGGTCTACGCGATCGGCGGCGCCATGGCCGGCATTGCCGGCCTCTTGATGACCGCACGCATGAACTCCGGCCACCCCACCGCCGGTCTCGGGCTGGAGTTCGATGCCATCGCGGCCGTCGCTGTCGGCGGCACCTCGTTCGAGCGCGGCAATGGCTGGCTGCTTGGTACCCTGCTCGGGGTCCTCTCCGTCGGCGTGTTGCGCAACGGGCTGAACCTGATCTCGCTGCCGTCCTCGGTGCAGGTCGCCAGCGTCGGCGTGCTCGTCATCGTTGCCCTGTTCCTCGACGGCCTCAGGAGCCGCACATGA
- a CDS encoding sugar ABC transporter substrate-binding protein, whose translation MKQGLGYLALPLLMAAAFTTGARADGETIAVFTKNQTNPFFQTVRVGADNMAKTLNAKTLQYIPTKPDSIPEQLSQIEDVVVKKPSAIVFTPVDYKAMVPGVEKINEAKIPVVNITDRSAGGKFLSFVGADDYSLGLETARFLLKTLGGKGNIVIIEGVKGSLTNVDRVRGFNDALKEAPGAKLLASQPGNYQRLQALQVMENLMQSNSQIDGVLAANDAMAVGAIEALDGANRKAQVIGINGTKEAIDAIKSGKLLASGDYNGFAQGCLGTMMAIRSLRNQPVISEIVLKPTVITKDNFGPFDVPLEQRTCPTFEDAGKLSAK comes from the coding sequence ATGAAACAAGGACTGGGCTATCTGGCACTGCCGCTGCTGATGGCGGCCGCGTTCACGACTGGGGCACGTGCCGACGGCGAGACCATCGCCGTCTTCACCAAGAACCAGACCAATCCGTTCTTCCAGACGGTGCGGGTCGGCGCCGACAACATGGCGAAGACGCTGAACGCGAAGACGCTGCAGTACATTCCGACCAAGCCGGACTCGATTCCCGAGCAGCTCAGCCAGATCGAGGACGTCGTCGTGAAGAAGCCGAGCGCGATCGTGTTCACGCCGGTCGACTACAAGGCGATGGTGCCGGGGGTCGAGAAGATCAACGAAGCAAAGATCCCGGTCGTCAACATCACCGATCGCTCTGCCGGCGGCAAGTTCCTGTCCTTCGTCGGCGCCGACGATTACAGCCTTGGACTGGAGACCGCGCGCTTCCTGCTCAAGACGCTCGGCGGCAAGGGCAACATCGTCATCATCGAGGGCGTCAAGGGCTCGCTGACCAATGTCGACCGCGTGCGCGGCTTCAACGACGCGTTGAAGGAGGCTCCCGGCGCCAAGCTTTTGGCCTCGCAGCCCGGCAACTATCAGCGGCTCCAGGCGCTCCAGGTCATGGAGAATTTGATGCAGTCGAATTCGCAGATCGACGGCGTGCTCGCCGCCAACGACGCCATGGCAGTCGGCGCGATCGAAGCGCTCGACGGCGCCAACCGCAAAGCGCAGGTGATCGGCATCAACGGCACCAAGGAGGCGATCGACGCGATCAAGTCCGGCAAGCTGCTGGCGAGCGGTGACTACAACGGATTTGCGCAAGGCTGCCTCGGCACCATGATGGCGATCCGGTCGCTACGGAACCAGCCCGTGATCAGCGAGATCGTGCTGAAGCCGACCGTGATCACCAAGGACAATTTTGGGCCGTTCGACGTGCCGCTGGAGCAGCGGACCTGTCCGACCTTCGAGGACGCCGGCAAGCTCAGCGCGAAGTAG
- a CDS encoding ABC transporter ATP-binding protein yields the protein MSPPLLQVNDLKKHFPINKGLFGRQTEFVYAVDGVSFEIARGETLSLVGESGCGKSTVGRAILRLFEITSGQVILDGQRIDDAAPSTMRQMRRRVQVVFQDPFSSLNPRMRVRDILAEPIRNFGLAKSAEDLEVRVTSLMDTVRLPREALNRRPHEFSGGQRQRIGIARALAAEPELIVCDEAVSALDVSVKAQIVNLLQDLQREFGLALLFISHDLAIVEHMTHRVAVMYLGKIVEVAPRREIFAAPRHPYTKALLSAVPLPEPGAQRNPIILKGDVPSPINPPKGCRFHTRCPFVFDRCRTEEPVLRATGPEQWVACHLDEPP from the coding sequence ATGAGTCCTCCGCTGCTCCAGGTCAACGACCTCAAGAAGCATTTTCCGATCAACAAGGGCCTCTTCGGGCGGCAAACCGAATTCGTCTATGCGGTCGACGGCGTGTCGTTCGAGATCGCGCGCGGCGAGACCTTGTCGCTGGTCGGCGAGTCCGGCTGCGGCAAATCGACGGTCGGCCGCGCCATCCTGCGGCTGTTCGAGATCACCTCGGGGCAGGTCATCCTCGACGGCCAGAGGATCGACGACGCCGCACCGAGCACGATGCGCCAGATGCGCCGCCGCGTGCAGGTCGTGTTCCAGGATCCGTTCTCGAGCCTCAATCCGCGCATGCGCGTGCGCGACATTCTCGCCGAGCCGATCCGCAATTTCGGCCTCGCGAAGTCCGCGGAGGACCTCGAGGTCCGCGTCACGTCGCTGATGGACACGGTGCGCCTGCCGCGCGAGGCGCTGAACCGCAGGCCGCACGAATTCTCCGGCGGCCAGCGTCAGCGCATCGGTATTGCGCGGGCGCTCGCGGCCGAGCCCGAGCTGATCGTGTGCGACGAGGCGGTCTCCGCGCTCGACGTTTCAGTCAAGGCGCAGATCGTCAATCTGCTGCAGGATCTGCAGCGCGAGTTCGGCCTCGCGCTGCTGTTCATCAGCCACGATCTCGCCATCGTCGAGCACATGACCCACCGCGTGGCGGTGATGTATCTCGGCAAAATCGTCGAGGTGGCACCTCGGCGCGAGATCTTTGCCGCGCCGAGGCACCCCTATACCAAGGCGCTGCTCTCGGCCGTGCCGCTGCCGGAGCCCGGAGCCCAGCGCAATCCCATCATCCTCAAGGGCGACGTGCCGAGCCCGATCAACCCGCCGAAGGGGTGTCGCTTTCATACCCGGTGTCCCTTCGTCTTCGATCGTTGCCGGACCGAGGAGCCGGTACTTCGCGCCACAGGACCGGAGCAGTGGGTGGCCTGTCACCTCGACGAACCGCCGTAG
- a CDS encoding ABC transporter ATP-binding protein, which produces MALLEVENLQTHFRTPGGINRAVDGVSFHVNEGETLAIVGESGCGKSVTSMSLMRLIPEPPGRIAGSIRFAGRDLLKLSDREMRAIRGNDISMIFQEPMTSLNPVLTVGRQIRETLMIHQGLDKQAAEAHAVEMLTLVGIPEPKRRVGEYPHQLSGGMRQRVMIAVALACNPKLLIADEPTTALDVTIQAQILKLMLDLKRRVGAAIILITHDLGVVAEIAERVMVMYAGRKVEEAPVAELFRSPRHPYTQGLLGAVPKLGSSLAGTATRLAEIPGQVPDLRKPITGCVFAGRCALATDLCRQYAPGLEEKGPRHVAACHYAAKGAVAA; this is translated from the coding sequence ATGGCTTTGCTCGAAGTCGAGAACCTCCAGACCCATTTCCGCACGCCCGGCGGCATCAACCGCGCGGTCGACGGGGTGTCCTTCCATGTCAACGAGGGCGAGACGCTCGCCATCGTCGGCGAGTCCGGCTGCGGCAAGTCGGTGACGTCGATGTCCCTGATGCGGCTGATCCCGGAGCCGCCGGGCCGGATCGCAGGCAGCATCCGCTTCGCGGGCAGGGATCTCCTGAAGCTGTCCGACCGCGAGATGCGCGCGATCCGCGGCAACGACATCTCGATGATCTTTCAGGAACCGATGACGAGCCTGAACCCGGTGCTCACCGTCGGCCGCCAGATCCGCGAGACCTTGATGATCCATCAGGGCCTCGACAAGCAGGCGGCGGAGGCGCACGCGGTCGAGATGCTGACCCTGGTCGGCATTCCCGAGCCGAAACGGCGCGTCGGCGAATATCCGCACCAGCTGTCCGGCGGCATGCGCCAGCGCGTGATGATCGCGGTGGCGCTGGCCTGCAATCCGAAGCTTCTGATTGCGGACGAGCCGACCACCGCGCTCGACGTGACGATTCAGGCGCAGATCCTCAAGCTGATGCTGGATCTGAAGCGTCGGGTCGGTGCCGCCATCATCCTGATCACGCACGATCTCGGCGTCGTCGCCGAGATCGCCGAGCGCGTCATGGTGATGTATGCCGGCCGCAAGGTCGAGGAGGCGCCGGTGGCGGAGCTGTTCCGTTCCCCGCGCCATCCTTATACGCAAGGCCTGCTTGGCGCGGTACCGAAGCTCGGCTCCTCGCTCGCGGGCACCGCGACCCGCCTCGCCGAGATTCCCGGGCAGGTGCCTGACCTCCGCAAGCCGATCACCGGCTGCGTCTTCGCCGGCCGCTGCGCGCTCGCGACCGACCTCTGCCGGCAATATGCGCCGGGACTGGAAGAGAAGGGCCCGCGCCACGTCGCCGCCTGTCACTACGCTGCCAAGGGAGCTGTTGCGGCATGA
- a CDS encoding YciI family protein, with translation MLFAIHAVDRADALPTRLANYDAHKAFLSDTSRLGVKIVMSGPLVSDDGQTMIGSLFLIEAPGRAEVEAFNRADPFAAAGIWEKVTITGFLRRQG, from the coding sequence ATGCTGTTCGCCATTCACGCCGTCGATCGCGCCGACGCGTTGCCGACCCGGCTCGCCAACTACGATGCCCACAAGGCCTTCCTCAGCGACACCTCGCGCTTGGGCGTCAAGATTGTGATGTCGGGACCGCTGGTCTCCGACGATGGCCAGACCATGATCGGCAGCCTGTTCCTGATCGAGGCTCCTGGCCGCGCCGAGGTCGAAGCCTTCAACCGTGCAGATCCCTTTGCCGCGGCCGGCATCTGGGAAAAGGTCACGATCACGGGCTTCCTGCGCCGGCAGGGATGA